A window of Fragaria vesca subsp. vesca linkage group LG7, FraVesHawaii_1.0, whole genome shotgun sequence contains these coding sequences:
- the LOC101296621 gene encoding heat shock cognate 70 kDa protein-like, protein MAGEGHAIGIDLGTTYSCVSVWERDHVEVIVNDQGNRMTPSYVAFIDTEQLAGETAFNQVIRNQTNTIYGAKRLIGKKFSDALVDMKLWPFKVIEGPADKPLIVVIRSGQEKQFTPEEISSIILRKMREVAEAYLGSTVENAVITVPANFNDSQRQATKSAGVTAGLNVLRIINEPTAAAIAYGIDKKASWYGKSKRTVMVFDLGGGTLDVSLLTINSDGVFDVKATAGDTHLGGEDFDGNMVNYCVQDFKKRHDVDVSKNFKALGRLRNECEKAKRRLSSSLTTEFEIACLAEGTDFYTSITRAKFEQLNMDFFNKCMEPVKKCLEDAKMDVSCVDDVVLAGGSSRIPKVQQLLQDVFKGKALCKGINPDEAIAYGAAVQAAVLNGSNLPGKLQDFILSDVTPLSLGVKTVVGSVDDTMIIFIPRNSTIPIKENRTYLTARDNQTAICFRIFEGESERTIDNNFLGEFEIDGIPPAPEGEAKFDVCFSIDANGILHVTAEEISTGRKRGITINCDRKAC, encoded by the exons ATGGCAGGAGAAGGGCATGCAATCGGAATCGATCTGGGGACAACTTACTCATGCGTATCAGTGTGGGAGCGCGATCATGTAGAGGTCATAGTGAACGATCAGGGCAACAGAATGACTCCATCCTACGTTGCCTTCATTGATACGGAGCAGCTGGCAGGTGAAACAGCATTTAATCAAGTCATAAGAAATCAAACCAACACAATCTATG GTGCCAAGAGGTTAATTGGTAAGAAATTTAGTGATGCCTTGGTAGATATGAAACTATGGCCATTCAAGGTCATCGAAGGACCTGCAGATAAGCCCCTGATTGTAGTCATCCGCAGCGGTCAAGAGAAACAGTTTACTCCCGAAGAAATCTCATCCATTATTCTCAGAAAGATGCGAGAGGTTGCTGAAGCATACCTTGGCTCAACTGTGGAGAATGCTGTCATCACAGTGCCTGCTAACTTCAATGACTCACAACGTCAAGCTACAAAAAGTGCTGGTGTTACTGCTGGCCTAAATGTGCTGCGTATTATCAACGAACCAACTGCCGCGGCAATTGCTTATGGGATTGACAAGAAGGCTAGTTGGTATGGCAAGAGCAAGAGAACAGTGATGGTATTTGATTTGGGCGGTGGTACTTTAGATGTGTCATTGCTCACCATTAATAGTGATGGGGTCTTTGATGTGAAGGCCACAGCGGGAGACACTCATCTTGGAGGTGAAGACTTCGACGGCAACATGGTTAACTACTGTGTTCAGGACTTCAAGAAGAGGCATGATGTGGATGTTAGTAAAAATTTCAAGGCTCTTGGGAGGTTGAGAAATGAATGCGAGAAGGCAAAGAGAAGACTATCATCTTCTTTGACGACAGAATTTGAAATCGCCTGTTTGGCAGAGGGTACTGATTTCTATACAAGTATCACTCGGGCCAAATTCGAACAACTGAACATGGATTTCTTCAACAAATGTATGGAGCCAGTAAAGAAGTGTTTGGAAGATGCTAAAATGGATGTAAGTTGCGTGGATGACGTTGTTCTTGCTGGTGGTTCTTCTAGGATTCCCAAGGTGCAGCAGCTATTACAAGATGTGTTCAAGGGTAAAGCTCTGTGCAAGGGTATTAATCCAGATGAGGCTATAGCATATGGTGCCGCTGTTCAGGCTGCCGTCTTGAATGGTAGCAATCTGCCCGGGAAGCTTCAAGACTTCATTCTCTCGGATGTGACCCCTCTGTCACTCGGTGTGAAGACCGTTGTTGGTTCAGTTGATGATACAATGATTATTTTCATTCCAAGAAACTCGACAATTCCCATCAAGGAGAACAGAACTTATTTGACTGCCAGAGACAACCAAACTGCAATCTGCTTTCGCATCTTTGAAGGAGAGAGTGAAAGAACCATAGATAACAACTTTTTGGGTGAATTTGAAATTGATGGCATTCCTCCAGCTCCTGAGGGTGAGGCTAAATTTGATGTATGCTTCAGTATTGATGCAAATGGAATCCTACATGTTACTGCTGAGGAAATATCCACTGGCCGGAAAAGAGGGATCACAATCAACTGTGACAGAAAAGCTTGTTGA
- the LOC101296913 gene encoding heat shock cognate 70 kDa protein-like, translating to MAGEGHAIGIDLGTTYSCVAVWQHDHVEVIVNDQGNRMTPSYVAFTDTEQMAGDTAFNQVMRNPTNSIYDAKRLIGKKFNDASVQSDIKLWPFKVIEGPAGKPMIVVTLSGQEKQFAAEEISSIILGKMREVAEAYLGSTVKNAVITVPANFNDSQRQATKSAGVSAGLNVLRIINEPTAAAIAYGIDKKAGWYSKRTVMIFDLGGGTLDVSLLTINGDGVFDVKATAGDPHLGGEDFDSKMVSYCVQEFKKRHSLDVRKNFKALRRLKNACEKAKRRLSSSLTTEFEIDCLAEGTDFYLTITKAKFEELNQDFFNKCMEPVKKCLEDAKMEVSCVDDVVLAGGSSRIPKVQQLLQDVFKGKALCKGINPDEAIAYGAAVQAAVLNGSNLPGKLQDFILSDVTPLSLGVKARIDSVDDTMSIVIPRNTTIPIKKNTTYWTAKDNQTDICFAIFEGESERALDNNLLGKFEIDGIPPAPKGEAKFDVCFSIDANGILHVTAEEISTGRKRGITINCDRKAC from the exons ATGGCAGGAGAAGGCCATGCGATCGGGATCGATCTTGGGACAACTTATTCATGTGTAGCAGTGTGGCAGCACGATCATGTAGAAGTCATAGTGAACGATCAGGGCAACAGGATGACTCCATCTTACGTTGCCTTCACTGATACCGAGCAAATGGCAGGTGATACAGCATTTAACCAAGTCATGAGAAACCCAACCAACTCAATCTATG ATGCAAAGAGGTTAATTGGTAAGAAATTTAATGATGCCTCAGTTCAAAGTGATATAAAATTATGGCCATTCAAGGTCATCGAAGGACCTGCAGGCAAACCCATGATTGTAGTGACCCTTAGCGGCCAAGAGAAACAGTTTGCTGCGGAAGAAATCTCATCCATTATTCTCGGAAAGATGCGAGAAGTTGCTGAGGCCTACCTGGGCTCAACTGTGAAGAATGCTGTTATAACTGTGCCTGCTAACTTCAATGACTCACAACGTCAAGCTACAAAGAGTGCTGGCGTTAGTGCTGGCCTAAATGTGTTGCGTATTATCAACGAACCAACTGCAGCGGCAATTGCTTATGGAATTGACAAGAAGGCTGGTTGGTATAGCAAGAGAACTGTGATGATATTTGATTTGGGCGGTGGTACTTTAGATGTGTCACTGCTTACCATTAATGGTGATGGTGTCTTTGATGTGAAAGCCACGGCGGGAGACCCTCATCTTGGAGGTGAAGACTTCGATAGCAAAATGGTTAGTTACTGTGTTCAGGAATTCAAAAAGAGGCACAGTTTGGATGTCAGAAAAAATTTCAAGGCTCTTAGGAGGTTGAAAAATGCTTGCGAGAAGGCAAAGAGAAGACTCTCATCTTCTTTGACGACAGAATTTGAAATCGATTGTTTGGCAGAGGGTACTGACTTCTATTTAACTATCACTAAGGCCAAATTCGAAGAACTGAACCAGGATTTTTTCAACAAATGTATGGAGCCAGTAAAGAAGTGTTTGGAAGATGCTAAAATGGAGGTAAGTTGCGTGGATGACGTTGTTCTTGCTGGTGGTTCTTCTAGGATTCCCAAGGTGCAGCAGCTATTACAAGATGTGTTCAAGGGGAAAGCTCTGTGCAAGGGTATTAATCCAGATGAGGCTATAGCATATGGTGCCGCTGTTCAGGCTGCCGTCTTGAATGGTAGCAATCTGCCCGGGAAGCTTCAAGACTTCATTCTCTCGGATGTGACCCCTCTGTCACTCGGTGTTAAGGCCCGAATTGATTCAGTTGATGATACAATGAGTATTGTCATTCCAAGAAACACGACAATTCCCATCAAGAAGAACACAACTTATTGGACTGCCAAAGACAACCAAACTGATATCTGCTTTGCCATTTTTGAAGGAGAGAGTGAAAGAGCCTTAGATAACAACCTTTTGGGTAAATTTGAGATTGATGGCATTCCTCCAGCTCCTAAGGGTGAGGCTAAATTTGATGTATGCTTCAGTATTGATGCAAATGGAATCCTACATGTTACTGCTGAGGAAATATCCACTGGCCGGAAAAGAGGGATCACAATCAACTGTGACAGAAAAGCTTGTTGA
- the LOC101297200 gene encoding heat shock cognate 70 kDa protein-like: MAGSEETPAIGVDLGTTYSCVAVWQHDHIEIIVNDLGNRTTPSQVAFTATERLVGQAASNQAKINPLNSIWDSKRLIGRRFSDNSVQIDVKRWPFKVIQGLHDKPMIVVTHMGQEKQFSAEDISSMVLSKMREIAEAYLGCAIKNAVITVPAYFNDSQRQATKDAGIAADLNVMSILNEPTAAAIAYGLEKNAGLHGNKIVMGFDFGGGTLDVSLVSITGGVYEVKATAGDTHLGGGDFDNNMVTYCVEQFKRKHGLDVGQNAKALARLRVECEKAKRRLSCVSETEFEISCLYWDTDFDTTITRAKFEELNKGIFIRCMEPVEKCLQDAKVDAESVHHVVLVGGSSRIPKVQQLLEEFFNGKELCKGINPDEATFTVAYGAAVQAAVLSGTGNGKLQDFSLLDVTPLSLEVETGRERDMTVVIPRNTSIPVKKNYTVTTRHDNQSVVKFAIYEGESTSTVNNNFLGDFRLRDIPPAPRGVPKFNICFDIDSSGILNVSAEDMLTGQKKGITLTSEGIERIA, translated from the exons ATGGCGGGATCAGAAGAAACACCTGCCATCGGGGTTGATCTGGGTACAACATATTCGTGTGTTGCTGTATGGCAGCATGATCACATAGAAATCATTGTCAATGACCTAGGAAACAGAACCACTCCATCTCAAGTTGCCTTCACTGCTACTGAGAGATTAGTCGGTCAAGCAGCATCAAACCAGGCAAAGATAAACCCGCTAAACTCTATTTGGG ATTCAAAAAGGCTGATTGGTAGAAGATTCAGTGACAATTCGGTTCAAATTGATGTGAAGCGCTGGCCATTTAAAGTCATTCAAGGTCTTCATGATAAGCCTATGATTGTGGTTACCCACATGGGCCAAGAGAAGCAGTTTTCTGCTGAAGATATCTCATCCATGGTTCTCTCAAAGATGCGGGAGATTGCTGAGGCTTACCTTGGCTGTGCTATTAAAAATGCAGTAATCACAGTCCCTGCTTACTTCAATGACTCACAACGCCAGGCTACCAAAGATGCTGGTATCGCTGCTGATTTAAATGTGATGAGTATTCTCAATGAACCAACTGCTGCAGCCATTGCTTATGGCCTTGAAAAGAATGCTGGTTTGCATGGCAATAAAATTGTGATGGGTTTTGATTTTGGTGGTGGTACTTTAGATGTTTCATTAGTCTCCATTACTGGAGGTGTATATGAAGTGAAGGCCACAGCTGGAGATACTCATCTTGGTGGTGGGGACTTCGATAACAATATGGTGACCTACTGTGTAGAGCAGTTCAAAAGGAAGCATGGTTTGGATGTTGGTCAGAATGCTAAAGCTCTTGCAAGGCTGAGAGTTGAATGTGAGAAGGCAAAGAGGAGACTCTCATGTGTGTCTGAAACAGAATTTGAAATCAGCTGTCTATATTGGGATACTGATTTTGATACAACTATTACGCGTGCCAAATTTGAGGAGCTGAACAAAGGGATCTTCATCAGGTGTATGGAGCCCGTTGAGAAGTGTCTGCAGGATGCTAAAGTAGATGCTGAGAGTGTCCATCATGTTGTTCTTGTCGGTGGCTCTTCTAGAATTCCCAAAGTGCAACAACTTTTGGAGGAATTCTTCAATGGAAAGGAGCTTTGTAAAGGTATAAATCCTGACGAGGCT ACCTTTACTGTGGCATATGGGGCCGCTGTTCAAGCTGCAGTCCTGAGTGGAACTGGAAATGGGAAGCTTCAAGACTTCAGCCTTTTGGACGTCACACCTTTGTCACTTGAGGTTGAAACTGGTAGAGAGCGAGACATGACAGTTGTGATTCCAAGAAACACCAGCATTCCGGTAAAGAAGAACTACACTGTAACTACTCGCCATGACAACCAATCTGTTGTTAAATTTGCTATCTATGAGGGTGAGAGTACATCAACTGTGAATAATAACTTTTTGGGTGATTTTAGGCTCCGTGATATTCCTCCAGCTCCCAGGGGTGTTCCTAAATTCAATATCTGCTTTGACATTGATTCCAGTGGCATTCTTAATGTATCAGCTGAGGACATGCTAACTGGGCAGAAGAAAGGGATCACCCTCACCAGTGAGGGTATTGAGAGGATAGCATAA